The proteins below come from a single Bacteroidales bacterium genomic window:
- a CDS encoding TetR/AcrR family transcriptional regulator has protein sequence MVREDIIRKTAPLFAEYGIKGICMNEIVAELRISKRTLYEQFESKEELLLEVFSYETLRLGEDIEKIEREASSALEILVKISLSVSRLISSLCPALHKDIKHYPGILEFGETCLEQFEQKCLNCFMAAVKESDLEPRLNYEYIAALYAEQVLDMKRHTVTNMLLRGLATDNGREILDRLDINKQEITNKNN, from the coding sequence ATGGTCAGGGAAGATATTATCAGAAAAACAGCTCCTCTTTTTGCAGAATACGGGATAAAAGGAATATGCATGAACGAGATCGTTGCCGAATTACGTATCTCAAAAAGAACGCTCTACGAACAATTTGAAAGTAAGGAAGAATTACTTCTGGAAGTTTTTAGCTACGAAACACTCAGGCTGGGGGAGGACATTGAAAAGATCGAGAGGGAAGCTTCATCGGCACTTGAAATACTTGTGAAAATAAGCCTGAGCGTATCCCGGCTGATCTCATCCCTGTGTCCGGCGCTACATAAAGATATAAAGCACTATCCCGGTATACTTGAATTTGGTGAAACCTGTCTGGAACAATTTGAACAAAAATGCCTGAACTGCTTTATGGCCGCAGTTAAAGAAAGTGATTTGGAACCACGGTTGAATTATGAATATATCGCTGCCCTTTACGCAGAGCAGGTATTGGATATGAAACGACATACCGTGACCAATATGTTACTGCGCGGACTCGCAACCGATAACGGGAGAGAAATCCTTGATCGTCTGGATATAAATAAACAGGAGATAACTAATAAAAATAACTAA